A genome region from Microcella alkaliphila includes the following:
- a CDS encoding DUF4126 domain-containing protein, whose translation MLELLTGAGLAVSAGLNAYIPLLILGLAGRFFEGVTLPNGWAWLSNEWVLGIIAVLLVFELVVDKIPAVDSINDWIQSVVRPASGGIVFGGGAATETVAVSDPAAFVESGQWVPIAIGVAIALIVHLVKALVRVAANTLTAGAAAPALSTAEDITAVTLSVLALVLPILVLVVIVGLVVATTVVLRRARDRRRRVPQPETATRAAST comes from the coding sequence ATGCTCGAACTGCTCACCGGCGCGGGGCTCGCGGTGTCGGCTGGCTTGAACGCGTACATACCGCTGCTGATCCTTGGCCTCGCGGGGCGCTTCTTCGAAGGTGTCACCCTGCCGAACGGGTGGGCGTGGCTGAGCAACGAGTGGGTTCTCGGCATCATCGCCGTCTTGCTGGTTTTCGAGCTCGTGGTCGACAAGATTCCGGCAGTTGATTCGATCAACGACTGGATTCAGTCGGTCGTACGCCCCGCCTCCGGCGGCATCGTCTTTGGGGGCGGCGCTGCCACCGAAACCGTCGCGGTCAGCGATCCGGCCGCGTTCGTCGAGTCGGGTCAGTGGGTGCCGATCGCGATCGGCGTTGCCATCGCACTTATCGTGCACCTCGTGAAGGCACTCGTGCGGGTCGCCGCGAACACGCTAACGGCGGGAGCTGCTGCCCCCGCGCTGTCGACGGCGGAGGATATCACCGCGGTCACACTCAGTGTTCTCGCCCTTGTGCTGCCGATTCTGGTGCTCGTCGTCATCGTGGGTCTCGTCGTCGCGACAACGGTGGTGCTCCGCCGGGCGCGCGACCGCCGTCGCCGCGTTCCGCAGCCAGAAACGGCGACGCGGGCCGCCTCCACCTAG
- the coaE gene encoding dephospho-CoA kinase: MDVVGLTGGIAAGKSTVARRFAELGAVVIDADHLAREAVTPGSRGLAAIVERFGNAVLGDDGSLDRAALGRIVFADEGARRALNGIVHPEVRRLYAEAVADARANDPDAVIVYDVPLLAEARAADEFGTIVVVDAPADVRIARLVELRGMDREEAENRVGSQVSDADRRAMADVIIDSAGTIDETIAQTDALWRRLVAERDAR; this comes from the coding sequence ATGGATGTCGTCGGCCTCACGGGGGGCATCGCCGCCGGAAAATCGACCGTCGCCCGCCGGTTCGCTGAGCTTGGCGCCGTCGTCATCGACGCCGATCATCTCGCCCGCGAGGCGGTCACGCCGGGCAGCCGCGGGCTCGCCGCCATCGTCGAGCGCTTCGGCAACGCCGTCCTCGGCGACGACGGTTCGCTCGATCGAGCCGCGCTCGGGCGCATCGTGTTCGCCGACGAGGGGGCGCGACGCGCGCTGAACGGCATCGTGCATCCCGAAGTTCGCCGGCTGTACGCCGAAGCCGTGGCGGATGCTCGTGCCAACGACCCCGACGCCGTGATCGTGTACGACGTGCCCCTGCTCGCCGAGGCACGGGCGGCGGACGAGTTTGGCACGATCGTCGTCGTGGATGCTCCCGCCGATGTGCGCATCGCGCGCCTGGTTGAGCTGCGTGGCATGGACCGGGAGGAGGCCGAGAATCGGGTCGGCAGCCAGGTGAGCGACGCCGACCGGCGCGCCATGGCCGACGTCATCATCGACTCGGCGGGCACGATCGACGAGACGATCGCGCAGACGGACGCGCTCTGGCGGCGCTTGGTCGCCGAACGCGACGCTCGCTGA
- the uvrB gene encoding excinuclease ABC subunit UvrB: MQATRSVRPFEVVSDYQPSGDQPQAIAELAGRINAGETDIVLLGATGTGKSATTAWLIEQVQRPTLVLAHNKTLAAQLATEFRELMPHNAVEYFVSYYDYYQPEAYVPQTDTFIEKDSSINAEVERLRHSTTNALLSRRDVVVVSTVSCIYGLGAAEEYLEAMVALQVGQTISRDQLIRAFVAMQYQRNDVDFSRGKFRVRGDTIEIIPVYEELAIRIEMFGDEIEALYALHPLTGDVIKTLESVSVFPATHYAASPDTMQRAIGTIRDELDERLAELDRQGKLLESQRLRMRTTYDLEMMEQIGFCNGIENYSRHIDGRAPGEPPHCLLDYFPDDFLVVIDESHVTVPQIGAMYEGDASRKRTLVEHGFRLPSALDNRPLRWEEFLQRTGQKVYLSATPGKYELGVSDGVVEQIIRPTGLVDPQIVVKPSKGQIDDLLEQIRQRVERDERVLVTTLTKKMAEELTDFLEEAGVRVRYLHSDVDTLRRVELLRELRQGVYDVLVGINLLREGLDLPEVSLVAILDADKEGFLRSSTSLIQTIGRAARNVSGEVHMYADVVTPSMAHAIDETNRRRDKQLAYNAEHGIDPTPLRKRIADITDQLIREGEDTKELLAGRDSGKRAATPVKRREGKAAEGAAELETIIADLTAQMLSAADELKFELAARLRDEVQELKRELRQMSEAGHVR, translated from the coding sequence ATGCAAGCTACGCGCTCCGTGCGCCCCTTCGAGGTGGTCAGCGATTACCAGCCCAGCGGCGACCAACCCCAGGCGATCGCAGAACTCGCCGGGCGCATCAACGCCGGCGAAACCGACATCGTGCTGCTCGGTGCGACGGGCACCGGCAAAAGCGCCACGACCGCCTGGCTGATCGAGCAGGTGCAACGGCCGACCCTCGTGCTGGCCCACAACAAGACGCTCGCCGCGCAGCTCGCGACTGAGTTTCGCGAGCTCATGCCGCACAACGCGGTTGAGTACTTCGTGTCGTACTACGACTACTACCAACCCGAGGCGTACGTGCCGCAGACCGACACCTTCATCGAGAAAGACAGCTCGATCAACGCCGAGGTCGAGCGGCTGCGCCACTCGACAACCAACGCGCTACTGAGCCGACGCGACGTTGTCGTCGTGTCGACGGTGTCCTGCATCTACGGCCTGGGCGCCGCGGAAGAGTACCTGGAGGCGATGGTTGCGCTTCAGGTGGGGCAGACCATTTCGCGCGACCAGCTCATCCGCGCGTTCGTCGCGATGCAGTACCAGCGCAATGACGTCGACTTTTCGCGCGGAAAGTTCCGCGTGCGGGGCGACACGATCGAGATCATCCCGGTCTACGAAGAACTCGCGATTCGCATCGAGATGTTCGGCGACGAGATCGAAGCGCTGTACGCCCTGCATCCCCTGACCGGAGACGTCATCAAGACCCTCGAGTCGGTCTCCGTGTTCCCCGCCACGCACTACGCGGCGTCGCCCGACACCATGCAGCGGGCCATCGGCACGATCCGCGACGAGCTCGACGAGCGCCTGGCAGAGCTCGACCGGCAGGGCAAGCTGCTCGAGTCGCAGCGGCTGCGCATGCGCACGACGTACGACCTCGAGATGATGGAGCAGATCGGCTTCTGTAACGGCATCGAGAACTACTCTCGGCACATCGATGGGAGGGCTCCGGGTGAGCCGCCGCACTGCCTCCTCGACTACTTCCCCGACGACTTCCTCGTCGTCATCGACGAAAGTCACGTCACCGTGCCGCAGATCGGCGCGATGTACGAGGGCGACGCGAGCCGAAAGCGCACCCTTGTCGAGCACGGCTTCCGACTGCCGAGCGCCCTCGACAACCGTCCCCTGCGGTGGGAGGAATTCCTCCAGCGAACCGGGCAGAAGGTGTATTTGTCGGCGACGCCAGGCAAGTATGAGCTCGGGGTCTCCGACGGCGTCGTCGAGCAGATCATCCGCCCGACCGGTTTGGTCGACCCGCAGATCGTCGTGAAGCCGTCGAAGGGGCAGATCGACGACCTCCTCGAACAGATTCGGCAACGCGTCGAGCGTGACGAGCGCGTGCTCGTCACGACGCTCACCAAGAAGATGGCCGAAGAGCTCACCGACTTCCTCGAGGAGGCCGGCGTGCGGGTGCGTTACCTGCACTCCGACGTCGACACGCTGCGCCGCGTCGAGCTGCTGCGTGAGCTTCGTCAGGGCGTGTACGACGTGCTCGTCGGCATCAACCTCCTGCGCGAGGGCCTTGACCTCCCCGAAGTGTCGCTCGTCGCCATTCTCGACGCGGACAAGGAGGGCTTCCTGCGCTCGTCGACATCGCTCATCCAGACAATCGGTCGCGCGGCCCGCAACGTGTCCGGTGAGGTGCACATGTACGCCGATGTCGTGACGCCCTCGATGGCCCACGCCATTGACGAAACCAACCGGCGCCGCGACAAGCAGCTCGCCTACAACGCCGAACACGGCATCGACCCGACGCCCCTGCGCAAGCGCATCGCCGACATCACCGACCAGCTCATTCGCGAGGGTGAGGACACGAAGGAACTCCTCGCTGGCCGGGATTCCGGCAAACGGGCAGCTACTCCAGTGAAGCGACGCGAGGGCAAAGCGGCCGAGGGCGCCGCCGAGCTCGAGACGATCATCGCCGATCTGACGGCGCAGATGTTGTCCGCAGCCGACGAGCTGAAGTTCGAGCTCGCCGCGCGCCTCCGCGACGAAGTGCAAGAGCTGAAGCGCGAGTTGCGACAGATGTCCGAGGCCGGACACGTCCGCTGA